A genomic segment from Sparus aurata chromosome 10, fSpaAur1.1, whole genome shotgun sequence encodes:
- the LOC115589164 gene encoding ras-related protein Rab-38 produces the protein MQQERLLKVLVIGDLGVGKTSIIKRYVHQVFSQHYRATIGVDFALKVLNWDQRTVVRLQLWDIAGQERYGNMTRVYYREAVGALVVFDMTRLSTFQAVLKWKGDLDSKVALGNGRSVPAVLLANKCDQRRHGLCPKLPKLENFSREYGFVGWYETSAKDNTNIDAAITCLVKNIMSVEEERASGDATATAARAEAEGSVLVLPRFDYNTTEKGLGGCSGCPSLRPRDRDD, from the exons ATGCAGCAGGAACGCCTGCTCAAAGTGTTGGTCATCGGAGACCTTGGAGTGGGTAAAACGTCCATCATAAAGCGCTACGTGCACCAGGTGTTCTCCCAGCACTACCGCGCCACCATCGGAGTGGACTTCGCCCTCAAAGTGCTCAACTGGGACCAGAGGACGGTGGTGCGGCTGCAGCTGTGGGACATCGCCG GACAGGAGCGCTACGGCAACATGACCCGTGTGTACTACAGAGAGGCAGTGGGGGCCCTCGTCGTCTTCGACATGACCAGACTGTCCACGTTTCAGGCTGTCCTCAAGTGGAAAGGCGACCTGGACTCTAAG GTCGCCCTTGGCAACGGGAGGTCAGTTCCAGCTGTGCTATTGGCCAACAAGTGTGACCAGCGGCGTCACGGTTTGTGCCCCAAGCTGCCCAAACTGGAGAACTTCTCCAGAGAGTACGGCTTCGTCGGCTGGTACGAAACCTCTGCCAAG GACAACACCAACATTGACGCTGCCATCACATGCTTGGTGAAGAACATCATgtctgtggaggaggagagagcctCGGGTGACGCCACAGCCACAGCCGCCAGAGCCGAAGCGGAAGGCAGCGTTCTGGTTCTGCCTCGCTTCGACTACAACACGACGGAGAAGGGACTGGGCGGATGTTCGGGATGCCCCTCGCTCAGACCCAGAGACAGAGACGACtga